One stretch of Brevibacillus laterosporus DNA includes these proteins:
- a CDS encoding HlyC/CorC family transporter, giving the protein MEIFNLVMVFILIAFTGFFVAAEFAIVKIRTSRIDQLVAAKKPGALAAKKVITNLDEYLSACQLGITITAMGLGWLGEPTVHHMLQPLFERMNISVGVANTLSFIIAFGTMTYLHVVVGELAPKTFAIQKAERVTLLFSKPLIYFYKVMYPFIWVLNGSARLLTGVFGLKPASEHEVAHTEEELRLILSESYHSGEINQTEFKYVNNIFEFDNRLAKEIMVPRTEMVGLYLEDPIKEHIKTLKSEQYTRYPVFGEDKDDVVGIVNVKDFFIHSLGESELQITSLKEFTRPVLKVIETMAIHDLLLQMQKKRIQMAILYDEYGGTAGLVTLEDIIEEIIGEVRDEYDEDERPRIQEVGWNHKIVDGKVLISEVNEMFDLCMDDEDVDTIAGWMLMQNPDLRKNVPIVFEGYELRILEKDVNHIKRVEIKPVVLPEADESMIKE; this is encoded by the coding sequence TTGGAGATATTTAATTTAGTCATGGTTTTCATTTTGATTGCCTTTACTGGTTTTTTCGTGGCGGCAGAATTTGCGATTGTCAAGATTCGTACTAGTCGCATTGATCAATTGGTCGCAGCAAAGAAGCCAGGTGCATTAGCAGCAAAAAAGGTAATTACCAACTTGGATGAATATTTGTCCGCGTGTCAGTTGGGGATAACGATTACAGCAATGGGTTTGGGATGGCTAGGTGAACCTACTGTGCATCATATGTTACAACCTCTTTTCGAAAGAATGAACATTTCGGTAGGAGTAGCCAACACCCTTTCTTTTATTATTGCTTTTGGAACCATGACATATTTGCATGTGGTTGTTGGAGAATTAGCTCCTAAAACCTTTGCTATTCAAAAGGCAGAGAGAGTTACTCTGTTGTTTTCAAAACCATTAATTTATTTTTATAAAGTAATGTACCCGTTCATCTGGGTCCTGAATGGTTCTGCTCGCTTACTTACCGGAGTGTTCGGTCTAAAACCTGCATCTGAGCATGAAGTGGCTCATACAGAAGAAGAGCTACGACTGATTTTATCGGAAAGTTACCATAGCGGTGAAATTAATCAAACCGAATTTAAATATGTGAATAACATCTTTGAATTTGATAACCGTCTCGCAAAGGAGATTATGGTACCGCGGACAGAAATGGTAGGTCTATATCTTGAAGACCCCATTAAAGAACATATTAAAACCTTAAAATCTGAACAATATACGCGCTACCCAGTTTTTGGCGAAGATAAGGATGATGTAGTCGGTATTGTCAACGTAAAAGACTTTTTCATTCATAGCTTGGGTGAGAGCGAGTTGCAGATTACCAGTTTGAAAGAGTTTACACGTCCTGTCTTAAAAGTGATAGAGACCATGGCAATCCACGACCTTTTGCTACAAATGCAAAAGAAACGTATTCAAATGGCTATCTTGTATGATGAATATGGTGGTACAGCTGGATTGGTCACCTTGGAAGACATTATTGAAGAAATAATCGGCGAAGTCCGTGATGAATATGACGAAGATGAACGCCCTCGCATTCAAGAGGTGGGCTGGAACCATAAAATTGTTGATGGCAAAGTGCTGATTAGCGAAGTAAACGAGATGTTTGATCTGTGTATGGATGATGAAGATGTAGATACCATTGCAGGCTGGATGCTAATGCAAAATCCAGATTTACGCAAAAATGTGCCAATCGTGTTTGAGGGTTATGAATTGCGCATTCTGGAAAAGGATGTTAATCACATTAAGCGCGTAGAGATTAAACCAGTCGTTCTGCCAGAAGCGGATGAATCAATGATTAAAGAGTAA
- a CDS encoding MerR family transcriptional regulator: protein MYRIGELAVLANISKRTVDYYTNLGLLQPKRSTSNYRYYNECDLEILQMIEQCKLLHMPLCAIKELVETKREAPNADQLLVLTKDVNQRMQQLEQEMSLLASQINSLSEEDQKEIRQKLSVQGTTLLHSLLLLLPYMQEKI from the coding sequence GTGTATCGTATAGGGGAATTGGCTGTTTTGGCAAACATTTCAAAGCGAACCGTGGATTATTACACCAATTTGGGGCTCTTGCAACCGAAGCGGTCTACTTCCAATTACCGTTATTATAACGAGTGTGATTTGGAAATCTTGCAGATGATTGAACAATGCAAGTTATTACATATGCCGCTCTGTGCGATTAAGGAATTGGTGGAAACTAAACGGGAAGCACCGAATGCAGATCAATTGTTGGTATTAACTAAAGATGTGAACCAGCGTATGCAACAGCTCGAACAAGAGATGAGTTTGCTGGCTAGCCAGATCAATTCTTTGTCGGAAGAGGATCAAAAGGAAATCCGGCAAAAACTGTCGGTACAAGGAACCACGCTTTTACACTCTTTATTACTTCTTTTGCCTTACATGCAAGAAAAAATTTAG
- a CDS encoding YitT family protein, which produces MSTADIPEKTKRFFYHPVCCVCRDLLGILIGCAVFAFGANTLIAAHQLLPGGLTGICTLLYRLTGVSVGTLYFVLNIPLLILGYLQIGKKFICYTIYAVVCISIFLNVIPQEQLWTHNILLGAVFGGFIASMGTGFVLRVGGSTGGTDILGRIAVKYFQIPMGVFGLCINALIVVASSYFGNPELGMYTIISMYIGARTVDLVLNHIDRITVTIISKKGEDVAEAITKSVVRRGVTIWNASGAYTHQDKQVLMCVIVKHQWSETKKIVLATDPEAFITVAPIKRIVGNFKETW; this is translated from the coding sequence ATGAGTACTGCTGACATTCCTGAGAAAACAAAACGCTTTTTTTACCATCCAGTTTGTTGTGTTTGTCGAGATTTACTAGGCATTCTAATTGGTTGCGCAGTGTTTGCCTTCGGAGCTAATACTTTGATTGCCGCACACCAGCTGTTACCCGGTGGTTTAACCGGAATCTGTACCCTTCTTTATCGGCTCACGGGTGTGAGTGTTGGTACCTTATATTTTGTACTAAACATTCCTCTATTGATTCTTGGTTATCTACAAATCGGCAAGAAATTTATTTGCTATACCATTTACGCAGTTGTTTGTATCTCTATCTTCCTAAATGTAATTCCACAAGAACAATTATGGACACATAACATCTTACTCGGTGCTGTTTTTGGTGGGTTCATTGCTAGTATGGGAACAGGTTTTGTACTACGCGTAGGTGGCTCTACCGGAGGAACAGACATTTTAGGCAGAATTGCTGTAAAGTATTTTCAAATTCCGATGGGCGTTTTTGGACTATGTATAAATGCCTTGATCGTGGTAGCTTCATCCTATTTTGGTAATCCAGAGCTAGGGATGTATACGATCATCTCTATGTACATTGGAGCACGGACGGTTGATTTGGTCTTGAATCATATCGATCGCATTACTGTAACCATTATCTCCAAAAAAGGGGAAGATGTAGCCGAAGCGATCACAAAATCAGTTGTTCGACGCGGTGTGACCATTTGGAATGCAAGCGGTGCCTATACACATCAAGACAAACAGGTACTAATGTGCGTTATTGTAAAACACCAATGGTCGGAAACAAAGAAAATTGTGCTTGCTACTGATCCAGAAGCTTTTATTACAGTGGCACCTATTAAACGTATCGTAGGTAACTTTAAAGAGACCTGGTAA
- a CDS encoding GNAT family N-acetyltransferase, giving the protein MLQIAKHLYHKVYPLLQTNKGNCPSFAYSVVDNYIDGMVFVDQVEEPKTLMIGTDSGIYYIMGDKNNQEFQDFFESHYTKIKEDKHATFVIFSPTEEWDTVLAHMFGDDCNQMGRLSYAFRSFNSEVYNSTDLYAELPEGYQVQRISKETISKSPFFHAKYYTRFWGSTEQYLKYGFGYSVFFEGQIVCEGTSIFSSRHVAEIDIETHENHRGLGLAQLVAHLFIKHCLLHQLTPFWDCDAENIGSKKLAKKTGFDDPTPYSIFVKRKDSTVEMGCQNDS; this is encoded by the coding sequence TTGTTGCAGATAGCAAAGCATTTATACCATAAAGTATATCCCCTTTTGCAAACTAACAAAGGAAATTGTCCCTCCTTCGCTTATTCAGTGGTCGACAACTATATTGACGGCATGGTATTTGTCGATCAGGTAGAAGAACCCAAGACTCTTATGATTGGTACGGACTCAGGTATTTATTACATCATGGGGGATAAAAATAATCAGGAATTTCAAGACTTTTTCGAGAGTCATTATACAAAGATCAAAGAGGACAAGCATGCTACCTTCGTCATATTTTCTCCAACAGAAGAATGGGATACTGTCCTTGCTCACATGTTTGGAGACGACTGTAACCAGATGGGAAGGCTGTCCTATGCATTCCGTTCATTTAATTCCGAGGTGTACAATTCCACTGATCTTTATGCTGAACTACCGGAAGGCTATCAGGTTCAACGAATAAGCAAGGAAACTATTTCAAAAAGTCCCTTTTTTCATGCAAAGTATTATACTCGCTTTTGGGGATCGACAGAGCAATACTTGAAGTACGGCTTTGGGTATAGTGTATTTTTTGAAGGGCAGATCGTTTGTGAAGGAACATCTATTTTTAGTAGTAGGCATGTTGCTGAAATTGATATTGAAACACATGAAAATCATAGGGGACTAGGTTTAGCACAGCTTGTAGCCCATTTATTTATAAAACATTGCCTCTTACATCAACTGACCCCTTTCTGGGATTGTGACGCTGAAAATATAGGGAGCAAAAAATTGGCCAAAAAAACAGGTTTTGATGATCCGACACCATATTCAATTTTTGTAAAAAGGAAGGATAGTACGGTGGAAATGGGTTGCCAAAACGATTCATAA
- a CDS encoding D-alanyl-D-alanine carboxypeptidase family protein, with protein MKSIRTISATAILIALSASLVVGCEETSTKTPSKGTESAQTTETQGTKPSQQTEQSIDSKGSTEKEKTGASGNTTTPSTSTEGTTDKAGSILQVTTPDSVEVLVNKQYKLPDSYKPQDLVYPDVPFLFNEKIEKRMMRKEAADGLQQLFAGAKQEGIMLAGVSAYRSHSTQTTLFTRYVKKDGEEAAKKYSAVPGHSEHETGLAIDVSGSTGKCAAEDCFDGTPEAVWLADHAHEYGFIIRYPKGKEAITGYQYEPWHLRYVGKEAAGEIHEKGITLEEYSNVSTALK; from the coding sequence ATGAAAAGCATACGCACCATATCAGCTACAGCCATACTCATAGCGTTATCTGCTTCACTGGTTGTTGGTTGTGAGGAAACATCGACTAAGACACCATCTAAGGGTACTGAGAGTGCGCAAACCACTGAAACCCAGGGAACAAAGCCTAGTCAGCAAACAGAGCAGTCGATAGACAGTAAGGGAAGTACCGAAAAAGAGAAAACGGGAGCTTCAGGAAATACAACAACACCGTCTACTTCTACTGAGGGTACAACAGACAAGGCGGGAAGTATATTACAAGTGACGACTCCAGATAGTGTCGAGGTGCTAGTTAACAAACAGTACAAGCTACCAGATAGCTACAAACCTCAAGATCTTGTTTATCCAGATGTTCCTTTTTTATTTAATGAAAAAATAGAGAAGCGTATGATGCGAAAAGAAGCCGCAGATGGTCTGCAACAATTATTTGCTGGAGCTAAGCAGGAAGGTATAATGCTGGCAGGGGTATCCGCTTATCGTTCGCATTCTACACAAACTACTCTATTTACTCGATATGTGAAAAAAGATGGAGAGGAAGCTGCCAAAAAATACAGCGCAGTACCAGGTCATAGCGAACATGAAACCGGGCTTGCTATTGATGTTTCTGGAAGCACAGGAAAATGTGCGGCGGAAGATTGTTTTGATGGCACTCCTGAAGCTGTCTGGTTAGCTGATCATGCTCACGAATACGGATTTATTATTCGCTATCCAAAAGGGAAAGAAGCCATTACGGGATATCAATATGAGCCGTGGCATCTTCGGTATGTTGGTAAGGAAGCCGCAGGCGAGATTCACGAAAAAGGCATAACACTTGAAGAGTATTCAAATGTTTCGACAGCCCTTAAGTGA
- a CDS encoding Glu/Leu/Phe/Val dehydrogenase: MAQQTTEMTENLNPYEIVQKQIENAAKLLNLPRAAVEILKKPKRVVSVSFPVKMDDGSVRVFDGYRSQHNDAIGPTKGGIRFHPQVTLDEVKALSMWMSFKCGVVQLPYGGGKGGVICDPRTMSQGELERVSRGFMESIHDVVGPEKDIPAPDVYTNAQVMGWMMDTYSRLKGAITPGVITGKPLILGGSKGRNEATARGCVYTILEALHEKGMSPTDATVAIQGFGNAGQIAASLLHELGAKVVAVSDSKTAIYAEAGLHIPDVIAAKEAGSLGSVAGASLIEHDALLEVEVDILIPAALENVITAANVDRIKAKIIAEAANGPTTPAADEVLQQKGILVIPDILANAGGVTVSYFEWVQNLMNFYWSESEVNEKLKDVMVRSYQEVSQIAKQYQTDRRTAAFMISLLRITEGMKARGWI, from the coding sequence ATGGCACAACAGACGACAGAAATGACTGAAAACTTAAATCCGTACGAAATCGTTCAGAAGCAAATTGAGAATGCTGCCAAATTACTTAATCTTCCTCGTGCAGCGGTAGAGATTTTAAAAAAGCCTAAACGTGTAGTCAGTGTTTCTTTTCCAGTGAAAATGGATGATGGATCTGTTCGTGTATTCGATGGATATCGCTCGCAACATAATGATGCCATTGGGCCAACTAAGGGAGGAATTCGCTTTCATCCACAAGTAACGCTCGATGAGGTCAAAGCTCTTTCTATGTGGATGTCGTTTAAATGCGGTGTGGTGCAATTACCGTATGGTGGTGGTAAAGGTGGGGTCATTTGTGATCCGCGAACTATGAGTCAGGGAGAATTGGAGCGTGTCAGTAGAGGATTTATGGAGTCAATTCACGATGTAGTTGGACCCGAAAAAGATATTCCAGCTCCTGATGTCTACACAAATGCACAAGTAATGGGATGGATGATGGATACTTATAGTCGCCTAAAAGGGGCGATCACACCGGGGGTTATTACCGGGAAACCACTTATTCTTGGTGGGTCAAAAGGTAGAAATGAGGCTACAGCGCGTGGATGTGTGTATACCATCTTAGAAGCTTTACATGAAAAAGGCATGTCTCCAACAGATGCAACTGTAGCAATTCAAGGCTTCGGCAATGCTGGGCAAATCGCTGCAAGTCTGCTGCACGAATTGGGGGCCAAAGTAGTGGCTGTGAGTGATTCTAAGACAGCTATCTACGCAGAGGCAGGATTGCATATTCCTGATGTTATTGCAGCCAAAGAAGCAGGGTCTTTAGGGAGTGTGGCTGGCGCTAGTCTTATTGAGCACGATGCATTGTTGGAAGTAGAAGTGGATATCTTGATTCCCGCCGCTTTAGAAAATGTAATTACAGCAGCCAATGTAGATCGAATTAAGGCTAAAATTATTGCAGAAGCTGCAAACGGACCTACGACGCCAGCAGCAGATGAGGTTCTGCAACAAAAGGGCATTCTAGTCATTCCTGATATTTTAGCCAATGCAGGTGGAGTAACGGTTTCCTACTTTGAATGGGTGCAAAACCTCATGAACTTTTACTGGTCGGAATCGGAAGTAAATGAAAAATTGAAAGATGTTATGGTGCGCTCTTATCAGGAAGTAAGTCAAATCGCTAAACAATATCAAACAGACAGAAGAACAGCCGCTTTTATGATCTCTTTACTCCGTATTACAGAAGGAATGAAAGCGAGAGGATGGATTTAA
- a CDS encoding histidine triad nucleotide-binding protein: MDCLFCKIIQGDIPSKKVYEDDDVYAFHDINPIAPVHILVIPKKHIPSVMGLDESDKERIGNLHLAIQKVAKEAGLEENGFRVVTNTGKHGQQTVFHLHYHIVGGRQLEWNM, encoded by the coding sequence ATGGATTGCTTATTTTGTAAAATTATTCAGGGAGATATCCCTTCTAAAAAAGTGTACGAGGATGATGATGTCTACGCGTTTCACGATATTAATCCCATTGCACCAGTACATATCCTCGTAATCCCCAAAAAACATATACCATCTGTTATGGGATTGGATGAATCAGATAAAGAACGAATTGGTAACCTTCACTTAGCCATTCAAAAAGTAGCTAAAGAAGCTGGTTTGGAAGAAAATGGATTCCGTGTCGTGACAAATACGGGAAAACACGGACAACAAACTGTCTTCCACTTGCATTACCACATTGTTGGTGGCAGACAATTAGAATGGAACATGTAG
- a CDS encoding MFS transporter, translating to METVKKPHILSNPFIRVILLSGVFLQLGTWVRNFAILLYVMEVTNNDPYAVSMISVAEFAPIFIFSFIGGTFADRWRPKRTMVWCDILSAVSVFCVLLTLMFGSWKAIFFVTLFSAILSQFSQPSAMKLFKQHVPAEQLQAGMAMFQTLMGIFMIVGPAIGTMVFQSFGIDVSIALTGLAFLLSAAVLYKLPVDQMPKKNDATTSILKEMGDGFRYVWSKYVLRTLSICFIVAGLAVGLLQPLGVFVVVEQLGLPKENLQWFLMTNGVAMLLGGAIVMTISKKVSAQKLLAIGMISSAISVIGISFSQSFAIALAFQFINGLFFPCIHIGVNTLILVSAEEEFVGRVNGVLSPLFSGMMVVMMSVSGVVKETFTLQGSYQIAGLLFVVGVFAVVPLFKLKLQKPGQTEQPTLAASQPEQ from the coding sequence GTGGAAACCGTAAAAAAACCGCATATTTTATCTAATCCATTTATACGCGTTATTCTTTTATCGGGAGTATTTTTACAGCTCGGCACGTGGGTGCGAAATTTTGCTATTCTCTTGTATGTTATGGAAGTTACCAATAATGATCCTTATGCGGTCTCCATGATTTCTGTAGCAGAATTTGCCCCTATCTTTATTTTCTCATTTATAGGTGGGACGTTTGCTGACCGTTGGAGACCAAAAAGAACGATGGTGTGGTGTGATATTTTAAGTGCCGTTTCTGTTTTTTGTGTTCTGCTTACTCTCATGTTTGGGTCTTGGAAAGCGATATTCTTTGTCACGCTGTTTTCTGCTATTTTGTCTCAATTTTCTCAACCATCGGCAATGAAACTGTTTAAACAGCATGTTCCAGCAGAGCAATTGCAAGCAGGGATGGCCATGTTTCAAACATTGATGGGTATCTTCATGATTGTTGGACCGGCTATTGGTACCATGGTATTTCAGAGCTTTGGCATTGACGTTTCGATTGCTCTGACGGGGCTTGCCTTCTTGTTATCAGCCGCTGTGTTGTATAAATTACCAGTCGATCAGATGCCCAAAAAGAACGATGCTACTACAAGCATTTTAAAAGAGATGGGCGATGGGTTTCGTTATGTATGGTCAAAATATGTATTGAGAACTCTGAGTATCTGTTTCATTGTGGCAGGCTTGGCCGTGGGGTTATTGCAACCATTGGGTGTATTTGTGGTAGTAGAGCAGTTAGGATTACCTAAAGAGAACTTACAATGGTTTTTGATGACCAATGGAGTAGCCATGCTATTAGGTGGGGCAATAGTGATGACGATCTCTAAAAAAGTTTCCGCTCAGAAGCTGTTAGCGATTGGTATGATTAGTAGCGCTATCTCCGTAATTGGGATTAGCTTTTCACAAAGCTTTGCCATAGCACTTGCCTTTCAATTTATAAATGGGTTATTCTTCCCCTGTATTCATATTGGGGTCAATACCTTGATCCTAGTTTCAGCAGAAGAAGAGTTTGTTGGCAGGGTAAATGGGGTGCTCAGCCCTCTATTTTCAGGTATGATGGTTGTGATGATGAGCGTATCGGGCGTTGTAAAAGAAACATTTACGTTGCAAGGAAGCTATCAAATAGCAGGATTACTTTTTGTAGTAGGTGTCTTTGCTGTGGTTCCGCTGTTTAAACTCAAGTTACAAAAGCCTGGACAAACAGAGCAACCGACCTTAGCAGCTTCCCAGCCGGAACAATAG
- a CDS encoding class II aldolase/adducin family protein: MNEPTNEQMKNEAKVKQDICEIGRKVYEKGFGAANDGNISVRLSSNEIWITPTGVSKGALQPDMLVKVNLLGEVLEGELRPTSEMKMHLKVYEMRPDIGGIVHVHPPYATAFAIAGLPLDAATLPESVVLLGTIPVAKYATPSTQALPESIAPHVMNHQGVLLENHGALTWGKDIQSAYYLMESLEFTAKINWIARQMNGTRQLSIERVKELVALREKMGLQGETPTGVICPPGMDVCFPSEHATTPAQPLTVKIDEQQMEEIITRVTKAVISQLQPPAK, encoded by the coding sequence ATGAACGAACCAACGAACGAACAGATGAAGAATGAAGCTAAAGTGAAACAGGATATCTGTGAGATTGGACGTAAAGTATACGAAAAGGGCTTTGGTGCGGCTAACGATGGAAATATTTCGGTTCGTCTCTCTTCAAACGAGATTTGGATCACACCAACTGGTGTAAGTAAAGGAGCTTTGCAACCAGATATGTTGGTAAAAGTGAATTTACTGGGGGAGGTCTTAGAAGGTGAGCTACGCCCTACTTCCGAGATGAAAATGCACTTAAAAGTATACGAAATGCGTCCAGATATTGGTGGGATCGTTCATGTTCATCCTCCGTATGCCACTGCTTTTGCTATAGCAGGTCTACCATTAGATGCGGCAACTTTGCCAGAATCGGTAGTGTTACTCGGTACGATACCGGTAGCGAAGTATGCGACGCCCTCCACGCAAGCTCTTCCTGAGTCCATTGCCCCACATGTCATGAACCATCAGGGAGTTTTACTAGAAAATCACGGGGCACTTACGTGGGGAAAAGATATTCAATCTGCCTACTACTTAATGGAGTCGCTTGAATTTACCGCGAAAATTAACTGGATTGCAAGACAAATGAACGGGACACGACAATTGTCAATAGAACGAGTAAAAGAGCTGGTAGCTTTGCGAGAGAAAATGGGATTGCAGGGGGAAACGCCAACAGGTGTAATCTGTCCACCAGGTATGGATGTATGCTTTCCATCTGAACATGCTACAACCCCAGCCCAACCGCTGACTGTCAAAATAGATGAACAACAAATGGAAGAGATCATTACTCGGGTAACCAAGGCGGTAATATCCCAGTTACAACCACCAGCAAAATAA
- the mtnA gene encoding S-methyl-5-thioribose-1-phosphate isomerase — protein sequence MAAFIQSVRFENNTLFILDQTKLPTLKEFLEIDNIKDAWVAIKELKVRGAPAIGIAAAYGLLLGILDAREDSFEAFYNTFIQQKEYLASSRPTAVNLFWALNRMEQRALTDQNLPVAEIKQRLVTEAHAIRDEDEETCRMIGEYALTLFEDGMGVLTHCNAGGIATARYGTALAPIYLAKEKGWNIKVFADETRPLLQGARLTAWELHEAGIDVTLITDNMAAMVMSKGWVQAVIVGCDRVAANGDVANKIGTYGVALLAKAHGIPFYVAAPMSTIDLETATGAEIPIEEREASEIIEGFGKQTAPLDVKVFNPAFDVTPHELITAIITEKGILRAPYEKALAELFQESTESN from the coding sequence ATGGCAGCGTTTATTCAATCGGTTCGCTTTGAAAACAACACATTATTTATTTTGGATCAAACGAAATTACCAACTTTGAAAGAATTTTTAGAAATAGACAATATAAAAGATGCTTGGGTTGCCATTAAGGAGTTAAAGGTAAGAGGGGCACCTGCGATTGGGATTGCTGCCGCTTATGGCTTATTACTAGGAATTCTTGACGCACGAGAAGACTCCTTCGAGGCATTCTACAATACATTCATACAACAAAAAGAGTATTTGGCATCTTCAAGACCTACAGCTGTCAACCTGTTTTGGGCATTAAACCGCATGGAGCAACGAGCCTTGACAGATCAGAACCTACCTGTTGCAGAAATTAAGCAGCGTCTAGTAACTGAAGCACATGCAATCCGTGACGAGGACGAAGAAACATGCCGCATGATTGGTGAGTATGCATTAACATTGTTTGAAGATGGCATGGGTGTGTTGACTCATTGTAATGCTGGTGGAATTGCTACAGCGCGTTATGGTACAGCGCTCGCTCCCATTTATTTAGCAAAAGAAAAAGGATGGAACATCAAGGTATTTGCCGATGAGACGCGTCCTTTGCTTCAAGGGGCACGTTTAACTGCGTGGGAACTGCATGAAGCGGGCATTGATGTTACGTTGATTACGGATAACATGGCCGCAATGGTTATGTCTAAAGGATGGGTACAAGCAGTTATAGTGGGGTGCGATCGTGTAGCTGCGAACGGTGATGTGGCTAACAAAATCGGCACTTATGGAGTAGCATTACTTGCCAAGGCTCATGGAATTCCGTTCTATGTGGCAGCTCCAATGTCTACGATCGATCTAGAGACAGCTACGGGAGCCGAAATTCCGATTGAGGAGCGAGAAGCTAGCGAGATTATAGAAGGGTTTGGAAAGCAAACGGCCCCACTTGATGTCAAAGTCTTTAACCCTGCCTTTGATGTTACTCCGCACGAATTGATAACAGCGATTATTACGGAGAAAGGGATTTTACGGGCTCCTTACGAAAAAGCTTTGGCTGAGCTGTTCCAAGAATCTACAGAAAGCAACTAG
- a CDS encoding DeoR/GlpR transcriptional regulator, giving the protein MLAIERRKKIMNTLFEQGNVMVTELSKQFTVSEETIRRDLDKLEKEGILIRTYGGAILEDGLRSDFPLWVRESYYVDVKEKLGEKCAQLIKSGDTIMLDSSTTSLYIAKKIKTKQNLTVITNSFKVELELSDTEHVKLISTGGTLQRRSLSYVSHSATRTLSHYFADASFVSCSGLHLQRGATDSNEFEAEIRKLMLKNSEQKILVLDHTKIDKAGFTLITDFHGITKVITDQALSVEWRQLLNRHSIEIDDEDIGTTPSEVNPTS; this is encoded by the coding sequence ATGTTAGCAATCGAACGTCGCAAAAAAATTATGAATACACTATTTGAACAAGGAAATGTCATGGTAACCGAGCTTAGTAAACAATTCACCGTTTCTGAAGAGACCATCCGTCGTGATTTGGACAAATTAGAGAAGGAAGGTATTTTGATCCGTACTTATGGAGGCGCTATTTTAGAAGATGGCCTACGTTCCGACTTTCCACTCTGGGTACGCGAAAGCTACTATGTCGATGTAAAGGAAAAACTGGGAGAAAAATGTGCCCAGCTCATTAAAAGCGGCGATACAATCATGCTCGACTCCAGCACCACTTCATTGTATATTGCCAAAAAAATAAAAACCAAACAGAATCTTACCGTTATCACCAATTCATTTAAGGTCGAGTTAGAGTTGTCTGACACTGAGCATGTAAAACTGATATCTACAGGCGGAACCTTACAACGTCGCTCCCTTTCCTATGTTAGCCACTCAGCAACACGTACTCTTTCCCATTATTTTGCCGATGCTTCCTTCGTCTCCTGTTCAGGTCTTCATCTGCAACGAGGCGCTACGGACTCCAACGAATTTGAAGCAGAAATCAGAAAGCTTATGTTAAAAAATTCTGAGCAAAAAATCTTAGTGTTAGATCATACTAAAATTGATAAAGCAGGTTTTACTTTAATTACAGACTTTCATGGCATCACTAAGGTGATTACAGACCAAGCGTTATCTGTAGAATGGCGTCAGCTGTTGAATAGACATAGCATTGAGATCGACGACGAGGATATAGGCACTACTCCCTCTGAAGTAAATCCTACTTCTTAA